A region from the Brassica napus cultivar Da-Ae chromosome C8, Da-Ae, whole genome shotgun sequence genome encodes:
- the LOC125591737 gene encoding inositol-pentakisphosphate 2-kinase-like, translated as MEIGLEPKDAVDWSYRGEGAVNLVLAYTGSSPSFLGKMMRIQKMPNDGKEDNGNTSGNGLTSHEKVIWGECKELVSCQNKEIVEFLFVKHVMRPLLGHKHVNPGMRLLVAKEFLESVENIVTSQRPSWRADAASVDTNRNSVLLMDDLTLFAHGRVEDKPCLSVEIKPKCGFLPSSSFIAEENVIKKSITRFEMHQVLKLHDNEISEISEYDPLDLFSGSKDRIHKAIRALYATPQNNFRVFLNGSLVFGGLGGGTCKTTSKVEQDFEHLLKDIIKTKDGSRANHFIELVAETVYTSGVLDHLLDVQKLDKYNIEGAVHVYYDLINQPCRVCKELEKSKTSSTSQFSFMHSIPMAEKVNVLKEFLISATAKDCSVMISFRSTDAVISRSSSHSNLHLESAKQEFDYKVHFIDLDMRPLKKMEVYYELDKKIMNTYLEMVKKKEARGERRAQRQ; from the exons ATGGAGATTGGTTTGGAACCAAAGGATGCAGTTGATTGGTCATATAGAGGTGAAGGAGCTGTTAATTTGGTTCTCGCTTACACTGGATCCTCTCCCTCTTTC TTGGGAAAGATGATGAGAATACAGAAAATGCCAAATGATGGGAAAGAAGATAATGGAAACACAAGTGGAAATGGTCTCACGTCACATGAAAAGGTTATATGGGGAGAATGCAAGGAACTTGTTTCTTGCCAGAACAAGGAGATTGTGGAGTTTTTGTTTGTCAAACATGTCATGAGACCTTTGTTGGGTCATAAACATGTCAATCCTGGA ATGCGTCTTCTTGTAGCAAAGGAGTTTCTTGAGTCTGTTGAGAACATTGTGACATCACAGCGACCTTCTTGGCGAGCTGATGCAGCCAGTGTGGATACTAACCGCAATTCTGTTCTTCTCATGGATGATTTGACACTTTTCGCACACG GTCGTGTTGAGGATAAACCATGCTTAAGTGTTGAAATAAAG CCAAAATGTGGATTCCTTCCATCTTCAAGCTTCATAGCAGAAGAAAATGTTATCAAGAAGAGTATAACTCGTTTTGAGATGCACCAAGTTCTGAAGCTTCATGATAATGAG ATCTCAGAAATCAGTGAATATGATCCTCTGGACCTTTTCTCTGGATCAAAAGATAGAATACACAAAGCAATAAGAGCTCTCTACGCGACTCCTCAGAACAACTTCCGCGTGTTCTTGAACGGCTCTCTTGTATTTGGAGGCTTAGGTGGTGGCACATGCAAAACAACCTCAAAGGTTGAACAAGACTTTGAGCATCTACTCAAAGATATCATCAAGACCAAAGATGGTTCACGTGCAAATCATTTCATAGAGCTTGTTGCTGAAACCGTTTACACCTCTGGAGTTCTAGATCATCTCCTAGACGTTCAAAAGCTAGACAAGTATAACATCGAAGGAGCGGTTCACGTGTACTATGACCTCATTAACCAGCCATGCAGAGTGTGTAAAGAGTTGGAAAAGAGTAAAACATCATCAACAAGTCAGTTTAGCTTCATGCATTCGATTCCGATGGCTGAGAAAGTGAATGTTTTGAAGGAGTTCTTGATATCTGCCACCGCAAAAGATTGTAGTGTGATGATAAGCTTTAGATCAACAGATGCTGTGATCTCTAGATCATCTTCTCATAGTAATCTGCATCTTGAATCAGCAAAGCAAGAATTTGATTACAAG GTACATTTCATTGATCTTGATATGAGACCTTTGAAGAAAATGGAAGTCTATTATGAACTAGATAAGAAGATCATGAACACATACTTGGAGAtggtgaaaaagaaagaagccCGGGGAGAGAGGAGAGCTCAGCGTCAATGA
- the LOC106425973 gene encoding transcription factor TGA3 isoform X1, with protein sequence MMMSSSSSNTQAVPFRDMGMYEPFQQLSGWENTFNTITTNNHNNNNQTSSTIARTEADANNKGNYTCLYNNSVEAEPSGNNDQGEVQISDKMKRRLAQNREAARKSRLRKKAHVQQLEESRLKLSQLEQELVRARQQVSSSLFPFLCSVFHQNVSVFNVHLVIFFSLFQGLCVVTSDATYLGPAGTMNTGIAAFEMEHKHWLEEQSKRVSEIRTALQAHISDVELKMLVDVCLNHYANLFRMKAAAAKADVFFLISGMWRTSTERFFQWIGGFRPSELLNVVMPYIEPLTDQQLLEVTNLQQSSQQAEEALSQGLDKLQQGLVENIAVVESLNHGGAQMASAMENLESLEGFVNQADHLRKQSLQQMSKVLTTRQAARGLLALGEYFHRLRALSSLWAARPRN encoded by the exons ATG atGATGAGCTCTTCATCTTCTAATACACAAGCTGTACCATTCAGAGACATGGGGATGTATGAACCGTTCCAACAGTTGTCTGGTTGGGAAAACACTTTCAACACCATAACTACTAACAATCATAACAACAACAATCAGACTTCTTCCACAATTGCCAGAACAGAAGCAGATGCTAACAATAAG GGAAACTACACTTGTTTGTATAATAACTCTGTTGAAGCAGAACCGTCTGGTAACAATGACCAGGGCGAAGTTCAAATCAGTGATAAG ATGAAACGGAGATTGGCTCAGAACAGAGAGGCTGCTCGCAAAAGTCGTTTGAGAAAGAAG GCCCATGTCCAGCAGTTAGAAGAAAGCAGGTTAAAGCTATCACAGCTCGAGCAGGAACTCGTAAGAGCTAGGCAGCAGGTAAGCTCAAGCTTGTTTCCTTTTTTGTGTTCTGTCTTTCACCAAAATGTATCTGTTTTTAATGTTCacttagtgatttttttttctttgtttcagggATTGTGTGTAGTAACATCAGACGCTACTTATCTTGGACCAGCTGGGACCATGAACACAGGGATCGCTGCGTTCGAGATGGAACACAAACACTGGCTAGAAGAACAAAGCAAGAGAGTCAGCGAGATTCGAACCGCGCTCCAAGCGCACATCAGCGACGTGGAGCTCAAAATGCTCGTCGACGTTTGCTTGAACCACTACGCCAATCTCTTCCGCATGAAAGCTGCTGCTGCGAAGGCTGACGTGTTCTTCTTGATATCCGGAATGTGGAGAACTTCCACCGAACGTTTCTTCCAGTGGATCGGAGGTTTCCGCCCCTCCGAGCTCTTGAAT GTTGTGATGCCGTACATTGAGCCTTTAACTGATCAGCAACTCTTGGAGGTGACGAACCTTCAGCAGTCGTCTCAGCAAGCAGAGGAGGCTCTCTCTCAAGGCTTGGATAAGCTTCAGCAAGGTTTGGTTGAGAACATTGCTGTTGTTGAGTCTTTGAATCATGGAGGAGCTCAGATGGCTTCAGCCATGGAGAATCTTGAATCTTTGGAGGGCTTTGTGAACCAGGCGGATCATCTGAGAAAGCAGTCTCTGCAGCAAATGAGTAAGGTCTTGACGACAAGACAAGCTGCTCGTGGCTTGCTTGCTTTAGGAGAGTACTTCCACAGGCTTCGTGCTCTAAGTTCTCTTTGGGCAGCTCGTCCACGCAATTAA
- the LOC106425973 gene encoding transcription factor TGA3 isoform X2, with the protein MMMSSSSSNTQAVPFRDMGMYEPFQQLSGWENTFNTITTNNHNNNNQTSSTIARTEADANNKGNYTCLYNNSVEAEPSGNNDQGEVQISDKMKRRLAQNREAARKSRLRKKAHVQQLEESRLKLSQLEQELVRARQQGLCVVTSDATYLGPAGTMNTGIAAFEMEHKHWLEEQSKRVSEIRTALQAHISDVELKMLVDVCLNHYANLFRMKAAAAKADVFFLISGMWRTSTERFFQWIGGFRPSELLNVVMPYIEPLTDQQLLEVTNLQQSSQQAEEALSQGLDKLQQGLVENIAVVESLNHGGAQMASAMENLESLEGFVNQADHLRKQSLQQMSKVLTTRQAARGLLALGEYFHRLRALSSLWAARPRN; encoded by the exons ATG atGATGAGCTCTTCATCTTCTAATACACAAGCTGTACCATTCAGAGACATGGGGATGTATGAACCGTTCCAACAGTTGTCTGGTTGGGAAAACACTTTCAACACCATAACTACTAACAATCATAACAACAACAATCAGACTTCTTCCACAATTGCCAGAACAGAAGCAGATGCTAACAATAAG GGAAACTACACTTGTTTGTATAATAACTCTGTTGAAGCAGAACCGTCTGGTAACAATGACCAGGGCGAAGTTCAAATCAGTGATAAG ATGAAACGGAGATTGGCTCAGAACAGAGAGGCTGCTCGCAAAAGTCGTTTGAGAAAGAAG GCCCATGTCCAGCAGTTAGAAGAAAGCAGGTTAAAGCTATCACAGCTCGAGCAGGAACTCGTAAGAGCTAGGCAGCAG ggATTGTGTGTAGTAACATCAGACGCTACTTATCTTGGACCAGCTGGGACCATGAACACAGGGATCGCTGCGTTCGAGATGGAACACAAACACTGGCTAGAAGAACAAAGCAAGAGAGTCAGCGAGATTCGAACCGCGCTCCAAGCGCACATCAGCGACGTGGAGCTCAAAATGCTCGTCGACGTTTGCTTGAACCACTACGCCAATCTCTTCCGCATGAAAGCTGCTGCTGCGAAGGCTGACGTGTTCTTCTTGATATCCGGAATGTGGAGAACTTCCACCGAACGTTTCTTCCAGTGGATCGGAGGTTTCCGCCCCTCCGAGCTCTTGAAT GTTGTGATGCCGTACATTGAGCCTTTAACTGATCAGCAACTCTTGGAGGTGACGAACCTTCAGCAGTCGTCTCAGCAAGCAGAGGAGGCTCTCTCTCAAGGCTTGGATAAGCTTCAGCAAGGTTTGGTTGAGAACATTGCTGTTGTTGAGTCTTTGAATCATGGAGGAGCTCAGATGGCTTCAGCCATGGAGAATCTTGAATCTTTGGAGGGCTTTGTGAACCAGGCGGATCATCTGAGAAAGCAGTCTCTGCAGCAAATGAGTAAGGTCTTGACGACAAGACAAGCTGCTCGTGGCTTGCTTGCTTTAGGAGAGTACTTCCACAGGCTTCGTGCTCTAAGTTCTCTTTGGGCAGCTCGTCCACGCAATTAA